In Bufo gargarizans isolate SCDJY-AF-19 chromosome 6, ASM1485885v1, whole genome shotgun sequence, a single genomic region encodes these proteins:
- the LOC122942217 gene encoding homeobox protein vent1-like — MAKSFASVEWLSQSSRREDNMNTSLTLKDQQTTCNTWTPLMRSIPRIAHVAPYPGTQRLTSPGNNQASFYLWDIEQSTKDKVQSYTLDSQRASPSNELSREDIEASCSPIHNGQYNTSENFVISSQGSKISQDVPSSSQESFKSQEQRSFTEDFSHSGCSPSIESGYDSETSCSRATTPISGGAEESSDTSDEEGKVGRRLRTAFTTEQITTLENTFQKHRYLGASERRKLAAKLQLSEVQIKTWFQNRRMKHKREIQEGRQVQFHPAQFYSMYGYSTQPGPPYQYTHSGQQLHVQNPLVDPMSYNYPSPSAAFDSMNPFSPQSVQVMYLPQQAFMPPAVHHEEQQFARLAYQTPVFSFESYD; from the exons ATGGCCAAGTCTTTTGCATCAGTAGAATGGCTTTCCCAAAGCAGCCGCAGAGAGGACAACATGAATACCAGCTTGACCTTAAAGGATCAGCAAACTACATGCAATACTTGGACCCCACTAATGCGATCAATCCCAAGGATTGCCCATGTGGCACCATATCCAGGAACCCAGAGGCTGACATCTCCAGGGAATAACCAGGCATCATTCTACTTATGGGACATTGAGCAATCTACTAAAGACAAAGTTCAATCCTACACATTGGATAGCCAAAGAGCCTCTCCCTCCAATGAGTTATCTAGGGAAGATATTGAAGCATCATGTAGCCCAATTCACAATGGACAATACAATACATCAGAGAATTTTGTCATCTCCAGCCAGGGTTCCAAAATCTCTCAAGATGTTCCTTCATCTAGCCAAGAGTCATTTAAAAGTCAAGAACAAAGAAGCTTCACTGAGGACTTTTCCCATTCTG GCTGCAGTCCTAGCATTGAATCTGGTTATGACAGTGAAACCAGTTGCTCTAGGGCTACAACCCCAATAAGTGGTGGGGCAGAGGAGTCTAGTGACACATCTGATGAAGAGGGCAAAGTAGGCCGGAGACTAAGAACAGCATTTACCACAGAGCAGATAACTACTCTGGAGAACACCTTCCAAAAACACAGATACTTGGGGGCCTCAGAGAGACGCAAACTTGCAGCCAAGCTCCAACTGTCTGAAGTTCAG ATAAAAACTTGGTTCCAGAACAGAAGAATGAAACACAAGCGTGAAATACAGGAAGGAAGACAAGTGCAGTTTCATCCAGCTCAGTTCTACAGTATGTATGGGTATTCAACTCAACCTGGGCCACCCTACCAGTACACCCACTCTGGGCAGCAGCTCCATGTTCAGAACCCTCTGGTGGATCCCATGTCCTACAATTACCCCAGCCCATCTGCTGCTTTCGACTCAATGAATCCATTCAGCCCACAGTCAGTTCAAGTGATGTACCTGCCCCAGCAGGCCTTCATGCCCCCTGCTGTCCACCATGAAGAGCAGCAGTTTGCAAGATTAGCATACCAAACTCCTGTATTCTCATTCGAGAGTTATGACTGA